The genomic stretch ACGTAATTTTTGGACATTCTCCAGTTGTGTTTATGCTATTGATGTCTGGCTTCATTTCAGTATGGTCTGAACATGAGCAACTGTATGATTATAGCTGTGACTCATGCAGTATGAACAAAGGATCTTGAGTAGGGGTAACAGGAGATGGAGAAAGTCATAGAGACAGAGAACCCAgagacatttttaaacaaatctgGGGCCAGGTGGGACACTGCCCTGTAATGGAGGAACAGTGACCCCAAACTAACTCTGCAAGTTTATAATATTGGGGCTCCTGATCAGGAAGTTTAACTCTGGGGACATTGTAAATTGTTCAGTTCTTGTGAGTTACTAAGAGGCTTCTTTGTGTACTATAAAGTTACAGAGCTAGAAACTTTTTGAGGCTGTCCTGCTCTGTACCCAGAAAATCCGCTGTACTGGGACATTTGATAGCTGTTAGCATCAGAGCGCAGTGTTAAGGCTGTTCACATCCTCACCTTTTGGCAATGAATGTTTCCCAGGCTTGGCTTTTGCCGATACCACAGGATCAGCCCATGACTGGTTTCTCTTGTGCTGTCCACAGTTTGTGTTTCTTTAGATTTGTTAAGGTGTGTCTTGTAGCTCAGAACATGGTCCGTGTTGGTAAATATTCTGTATTGTGGTAGAGCAAGATGGGAACTTTAGCAGCTTAAGAGCTGACAGACTGACACCAAGAAGCTCTGCTTACTGACATTTAAACATAGAGACTTGCGGTGACTAACAGGTCCCTGTAAAAGATAACTGTAGTAGCAGAAGCAGGAAACCAAGCAATGGGGACAAAACAGTTCCACTTTAGGCTTAGTGCAATAAAAGTCCCTAAGCTGTATGATCTAAGAGTCCCTGGGCTGTTGACAAGCTTGCACCCATGTAAGAAATGTAGAATGCACCTTCCAATAGAATGGCACCAACTCCCTTGCCTTGATGTACCCCAAATGTGGTGTATAAAAGTAAAAGCCCTGCTGTGTTCAGGGCTCAGGCTTGGGGTATTATCGCTCTGGGCCATGTTAACATGAATGAAGTGTTGCCTCCAGATCTCCACCCTCTCACTTCCCACTACAGTGTGATCTTGAGAAAAATGTATACTAAAggcaggatgtagctcagagttagACACACTTAGCTAGTATTTGCAaagccttggattcaatctccagcaatacaaaaggaggaggagacaaAAGTGACATACTCTGTTGTTGTTCTATAAAAGAAGATGTGTCTAGTGGATGTCTGATGCTCTTGATTTCAATTTTGCCATTACTAATTTTCTGCCTTCTTGATCTGCCAGTTGCTGATAGAGATATGTTGAAATCTCAAAATGTAATTGTGAATCTGTGATTGATCCTTGAGTTCCATGTTTCTGCCTCATGTGGTTTGATCCTCTGTCTAGGAGAGTATATATTaaggattgttatgtcttcttgtcTTCTTGGAGAATCAGCTGTTAGATCATTATTTATTCCCTTTGttccttattattttgtttgaggTATAGTGTGATTAGTACAAAATCAATAGAGCTTCCAAAAGTGGTTTTGGGTCAGTGGTTTATATTTAATTCATCATTGTCTTCATGTTGatcttattttagaaatgttatacatttttaatagcTAAAAATTGAATACGTTTGTAATTTCAAACATGATGCTTTCAGCCAGATATTGTGGGGCATCTACCTGAATGGCTTAGGAAGAAGATGGGAAGTCCAGAACAACCCTgtgcaactcagaccctgtctcgaaataaaaatttaaaaatgccttcAGAATGTAACTCACAACTGAATGCTCCTGGCTTCAGCCCCAcgtatacacatgtacatacacacacacatacatatatatatatcacacaaacAATATTAGCCATTGATGCATGGCTAAATTGAGCTTTTTATGAAATATAGTGCTTCCCATATCATTTCTGGGATGAGAGCACTTTAAACATAATCCTCTAATGATTTTTCAGAGTATAACACAATGATCTTCCCTGTAGTCACCATATTATGTAATAGATTTCTTGAATTTAATCTCCTATGTAACTGAATTttgactcctgagctgctgtcttGATagttgaaaatgtgtttttcttataAAGTACACAaggttggatcttgttttttgtCAGTCTGTCAGCAGAACATTCCCAGTGAAAGTGATTATTGATATAGTTgaactaataaatatatttgtaactactttttgtttgttttactttatgtGATCACTGTTCCTATGTGTTTTTGCCTCTCTCTAAAGAACTTATTTCCATAAGGCAAGCCAAGGAGACACATTGGTGAAAGtctgtgaattttattctttgttattttccttcttcGGCATGCATAATTTCAATCATTTAACTTCATATTTATTGCTTCTTTGTTCTTGCTCCAGTATGCCACGCAATACTGCTAGTGATGGTGTCATAAGTTGTTCGAATTGCAACTTACTAtatgttcttttttgttctttttgtttggtggtactgaggattgaagcctTATCACagagctatgtctccagccctttttattttttatttactgttaGGGTTTTGCTGCATTGcaaaggctggtcttgaattgtGATCTTTCTGTCTTAGTCTACTGACTCAgtgggattacagaagtgcaccaTCTTGCCCAGCAAATGTCTTTGTCAACTAAGTTCAGATGCTGAAGTTTCTTAGAAATgacttttcttattcatttttcctaCTGTCGAgccctctttattattattattatgattcttctaattatttttagttggcaTGGGGTGATGAACCACTTAGGGTACTTTCATGAATAAGCcgtatccccagcctttttattttattttattttatttggagatagggtctcactcaatGTCTTAGCGCCTCTCCAAGTGACTGAGACATGTTTGAAATTACGAACCTCTTGCCTTAAGCTCCCTaatctttgggattacaggcatgcaccactgcccctggctctttattattcttagatttttttttttggttgtagttGATATGGGAACATTTGAAGAGACTAATGGGTGTCTAAATGAATTCGATTCTCCTCTTTCAGTGTTTGAGCAGAAATATTTGATGCATTTGAATCTGATTTCAGCCCCTGGTTTGAAGGTGATGGTAAAATTGAAACTACAGTGGCAGTGAAGTACATCAGTTTATCTTCACATTTCTGTATAAacctttgttgtttttctgtgatCTTCAatgattatgtttattttactttttcctcaagCAAGGACACAAATCTCTATGGTGTTTTATACTGAGTGAAGATGTGTAGTGTGTCTTTaatcctgttttcatttttgttctgtaCATTAATCGTGTGTGTTTGTGGATAAAGGGTAGTGGGAATCAAACCCAaagccttgaacatgctaggcaattgctgtAACATTGgcttacatctccagcccttttttattttgaaatggggttcGCTAAGTCACCCATGCTTCCATGGATCTTGGGAtgctcttgcctctgcctcccaaatagCTACTagtataggtgtgtgccaccatgctttggagcacaCTAATTCTTTTTTATCCCATAAATTGCAAAAATTTCCTACGTTGTTGtttgtcttttacttttctaCATTTCCATAGATTTACATTGCTCTACTTATTTTTTTaggaattattactttttaaaattgggaagtagtcttattttctgtttaaggTATTTGTGTCTTCTCAGACTATCTGGTATTGTCTTTCTGATTTCAATTTGAATGTCATCCTTGGAATAGAGGGGAACACATGGAATTCTGGAAAATAGATACCTTTTTGTCCCTGTCTCGACTGTTAGAGAAGTTGGGCTGTCTGCTACTGTCGTACAATGCCTGCTGTGTCATGAATCAGTTTCCTGATCACATGTGGGTTCACTGagtgctcttttctttttcatggtctgttttttaatctttctgtatAGTGTATTCTTCCAAAAACACTATTGGTTTCAAAATGTGTTAAGTATAGTAGTCAAATGATCTCTTTCTTATTCCAATGAGTTTAAATATTCTTAGATATTTATTATGCCTGGGGGATTTGATAAactagttttttttctttgttttcctccttgtgtgtgtgtgtgtgtgtgtgtgtgtgtgtgtgcatgtgtgtgcgtgtgtgtgcttCAGGGAATGATGCCACAGGCCGTAAATCACTGAGTGACAttcctgcctttttaaaaaattcatttaatttacttatgttttttattattttgagatagggtctcactgagtctgagttgcttggattctAGGCTTGTGTCACTGCATCAGGCatgaaagttttttgttttcctagGAAAAGGACTTCTTATTGACATTTTGCAGTATTATAGGTCCATGTGGGAGGTGACACTTGTGGTGACACTGAAATCTTTCTAAGAACAAGTGCCagttttccccttctttttttgtgCTTTGACATTCTCCAACAAAAACGTTAATGATTACCTATTAGTCTATTGAATTATCCTTCATGAGtcttatttactattttattcagGTTGATGCACAGGAATTTAGGTACAGGCTTCCAGTGGTTGTCCCTTAGTGCAATCACAAAGGATGTACTGAATTCCCTAAATAAGGAGTTGTAAAAAAGGGTTCTAAATCTCATCTAAGAGACCTGTTCCAAAGAGATTGATCACCCAGAGTGTATTTTCGGGGGGCCAATGAATTAGGGAACCTCTGATGAGCATATCAGAATATTGAAAACATGTACAAGACCAACAGGAGTTAAACAGGCCGCATTTTATTGGGACAAACTGCTTGGGAACCCAAATTCCCTCCTTACAGTTAAGCTAGTGATGACCATCCCAACCACAATTCCCAGATACCACCAAAGATCAAAGTTTGTTCTCAAGCATTTCTAAGAATATACTGTCTCAGAACAGCTGCTGTTATTGAGTGCAGTACATAGTTGGATTTGTTGTGAGACGTGCTAGAGACCAGTGTACAAAGAGAATTGGCGTGACCCAGCACCATGGCGAGTGTTCCTGCTCTCCCTGTTACTCTATCAAGTAGGTGAAGTCCAGCTTCAGAATTGCCGTGAGAGAGGATGTGAGCATGACTGGAGAGTGAGAGTGTGACAACCAGGTGATGGAGTATTGGGAGAACCTAGTGTCATGTGAAACTCTCACACAGTGAGTCCAGGTCTCCAGTGCTGTGTGTCTCATTTCCTCCTGGTGATACCTATGGGATGTTTTAGGAGTCAGTGACctttgaggatgtggctgtgaACTTCACCCTGGAGGAGTGGGCTTTGCTGGATCCTTCCCAGAAGAAGCTCTTCAGAGACGTGATGCAGGAAACCATCTGGAACCTGACCACTATAGGTAAGGGTGACCCACTTTCCTCGCCTAGTCAATCAGAGAACTGTTGTTACCTGCTGATCAGTGCTGTTCCATGATCTGGAATATGGAAAGCCCACATTGTGGTAACTATACTGGCATGGTGGCATTATACAACAGATCTGCATGTCTCTGATAGTTTTTATGTAATGTTGAAGTAAGTcataattctttttctgcattcaggaaaacaatggaaaaatcgGGACATCATCAATGATCACTGCAATTCCAGAGGATATCTGAGGTAATTAAACTCACAATAGAAGGCATTATCCCCTACAAATCTTGGAGTGACTTAGAAGAAATTATGAAAGGTAGGAAATGATACCGGTTCAAATGGACTTAATCTCAGTTTTCTTACAACAGTgcatacaggttgagcatccatAATTGGGAAGTTCAAAACCCAAAGTGTTTCAGTGTGGGTACCACCTGGAGCActaacatgatgccacaagtgacattttctgatattttattatatacaaacTGTGTTCCCTGCACAAATTATTCAAAATGTAAGAAGTTGCCTTCAAGTGGGACCCATTTTGAAGATATCTTACTATGTATATTCAAATATGACAAAATCCAATCTGAATTTTATCCTATGCATTTCATGTAAGTAGTGCTCAATTGTAATTAAATGCGATAAAAATCTTTAAGGTAAACTGAATACTTAACTTGGAAGGAGCATTTAGAAACATGAGTGGGGCAGtgatacatacctgtaattccagcaatatgggagtctgaggcaggaggatcacatgtgtgaggcccacCTTAGCGCTTTagcgaggtcctgagcaacttcctgtggaatgtagctcagtagtaaagctgACACAACATGAAACCACTTCTTCTGGTAAATtactaataaacaaattcttaGTTTTGTGCTTTACATTCTTTGCAGAATTCAAGAGGTAGAGAGACTCTGTGAACAGAAAGATAGTCAATGTGGAAAACTCTTCAACCACATCATAGATTCTCTTATACATAAGAGAAGTTCTTCTGGAGTAAAACCAAGTGAGCACCATGTATATGGAGAAGTCCTCATTGCTGATTCACCCCTAACCATGCCCCTGACAGCTCACACTGGACACAAAGGACATGAGTATCAGGAACACAGAAAGAAGCCATATGAACATAAGGAACATGGGAAAGACTTCCATTATTGCCTACATTTTCAGAAGCATGAAAAAACTCACACAGCAGAGAAATCCAGTGTGTGTAAGCACTGTGGAAAAGCTTTTTGTTGTTTCAGATCTCTTCAAACGCATGAAAGAAATCACACAGGAGATAAACAACATGTGCGTAAGCATTGTGGAAAAGGCTTTAGTTCTGCTAGACATATGGAAACACATGAAcaaattcacactggagagaagcctttTAAGTGCAAACAATGTGGGAAAGACTTTACTCTTCTCAGTTCCCTTCAAAGACATGAAAGAAGTCACATGAGAGAGAAACCCTATgtatgtaaggaatgtggaaaaacCTTTAGTTCTTCATATTACATTAAAATCCATGAACAaattcatagtggagagaaaccctatgtatgtaaacaatgtgggaaagcctttccTTTTGTCAGTTCCCttcaaatgcatgaaaaaattcATAGTCAAAAGAAACCCTGTGTATGTAAGCAGTGTGGGAAAGGCTTTAGTTCTTCCAGCTACcttaaaatacatgaacaaattcATAGTGGAGTTAGACCTTATGTATGTACTCAATGTCAAAAAGCCTTTAGTTCTTATGGGTACCTTAGGAAGCATGAAAGAATTCACAGTGAAGCGAAACCTTACACATGTACACATTGTGGTAAACCTTTCAGACATTCTGATGcaatcagaaaacatgaaaaaacccACACTTGTGAGAAGCCCTATGtatgtaagcaatgtggaaaagcctttcgTTCTTCCTATTACATTAAAATCCATGAACAaattcatagtggagagaaaccctatacatgtaaacaatgtgggaaagcttttcatttcttcagataccttcaaagacatgaaataatgcacactggagagaagccctatgtaTGTAAGCAGTGTGGAAAAGGCTTTAGTTCTTCTAGTCACCTGAAAACACATGAACAGAttcacagtggagagaaaccctatacatgtaaacaatgtggaaaagcctttagtTCTTCCTATTACATTAAAATCCATGAACgaattcatagtggagagaaaccctatacatgtaaacaatgtgggaaagcttttcatttcttcacatgccttcaaagacatgaaataatgcacactggagagaagccctatgtatgtaagcattGTGGAAAAGGCTTTAGTTCTGCTAGGCATATGGAAACACATGAAcaaattcacactggagagaaaccttttAAGTGCAAACAATGTGGGAAAGACTTTACTCTTCTCAGTTCCCTTCAAAGACATGAAAGAAGTCACATGAGAGAGAAACCCTATGtatgtaagcaatgtggaaaaggctttagtTCTTCTACTCACTTGAAAACACATGAACAAAttcacagtggagagaaaccctatacatgtaagcaatgtggaaaagcctttagtTCTTCCTATTACATTAAAATCCATGAACgaattcatagtggagagaaaccctatgtatgtaaacaatgtgggaaagcctttccTTTTGTCAGTTCCCttcaaatgcatgaaaaaattcATAGTCAAAAGAAACCCTGTGTATGTAAGCAGTGTGGGAAAGGCTTTAGTTCTTCCAGCTACcttaaaatacatgaacaaattcATAGTGGAGTTAAACCTTATGTGTGTACTCAATGTCAAAAAGCCTTTAGTTCTTATGGGTACCTTAGGAAGCATGAAAGAATTCACAGTGAAGTGAAACCTTAcacatgtaaacaatgtgggaaaccTTTCAAACATTCTGATGcaatcagaaaacatgaaaagactcacactggtgaaaagccGTACAtatgtaagcaatgtggaaaaaCTTTTCGTTGTTCCTATTACTTTAAAATCCATGAACAaattcatagtggagagaaaccctatacatgtaaacaatgtgggaaagcttttCATTTCTTCGGATACCTTCAAAGACATGAAATAAtgcacactggagaaaagccctatgtatgtaagcaatgtggaaaaggctttagtTCTTCTACTCATTTGAAAACACATGAACAGAttcacagtggagagaaaccctatacatgtaaacaatgtggaaaagcctttagtTCTTCCTATTACATTAAAATCCATGAACgaattcatagtggagagaaaccctatacatgtaaacaatgtgggaaagcttttTGTTTTCCCAGTTGCCTTCGAATGCATGAACAAATTCACAGAGGAAAGAAACCCTATGTGTGcaagcaatgtggaaaaggctttagtTCTTCTAGTGACCTTAAAACACATGAACGAAATCATagtggagagaaaccttatgtatgtaagcaatgtggaaaaaCCTTTAGTTCTTCCAGGTACCTTAAAAAACATGAACGAATTCACAGTGAAGAGAAAAACCTATACAAGAAAACCCTACAGAAATAGCCAACCAAAGGataaaccaagtcaagttaaaaaccaaaaatatgtccaaatgaccaggaatacaagtcatatctcaataatagccctgaatgttaatggcctaaactcatcaattgaaagatatagactggcagattggattaaaaagaaagacgcaacaatatgctgccttcacgagactcatctcatagaaaaagatgcccacagactaaaggtgaaagattgggaaaaaaaaaaaaaaacataccaggtacacagactcagtaaaaaaagctggagttttcatcctcatttcagataaagcagactGCAAGCTAAAGTTAGAAgtaataaagaaggacatttcatactacttaagagAAGGATAAAtgagcaagacataacagtcataaacatttatgccccaaacattagTGCATCCATGTATGTtgaaacaagtccttctcaattcccagaatcaaatagaccaaaacacaataacactaggtgactAACTCACCGCTGTGatcattggacagatcttccaaacagaaattgaaaaaagaaaccatagaactcaataacacaataatttagacttaacagacatacagaatattccatccatcaggaAGCAAATACACTTAATTCTCAGCAGTACttgaattcttctctaaaatagaccatatgttatgccacaaaactactcttagcaaatacaaaaagatatactaccttgcattctatcatatcataatggaatgaaattagaaatcaacaataaaaaacagaaactaccccaacacctggagactaagtagtATAGGATTGAATGATGcctggaaaacagaagacatcagggtggagataaaaagaattcttagaggtagatgagaacaatgatacaacttaacaaaatttctgggacactatgcaaGCAGTACTAACAGGAAATTTCATCGCAGGGAGTgcattgaataaaagaagaaaaagtcaaaaattaaatgacctaacattacatctcaaagctctagaaaaagaagaacaggtcaacaccaaaagtaatagaagacaggaaataattaaaatcagagcttaaatcaatgaaattaaaacaaaagaatacaaaaaatggacaaaacaaaagttggctctttgataaaatagaattgataaaccttagcctctctaaggaagaggagagagaaaactcaaattactaaaattcgtgatgaaaaaggaaatactacaacagacactattgaaatacaaaacataattagaaactaccttcaaaatctgtactccaacaaaatagaaaatctcaaaggcatcaacaggtttctagagacatgtgatccaCCCagactgaatctggaggacatacccaatttaaatagatcaatttcaagtaatgaaatagaagtcatcaaaagtctaccaaccaagaaaagtccaggac from Sciurus carolinensis chromosome 17, mSciCar1.2, whole genome shotgun sequence encodes the following:
- the LOC124969512 gene encoding zinc finger protein 14-like isoform X1; the protein is MESVTFEDVAVNFTLEEWALLDPSQKKLFRDVMQETIWNLTTIGKQWKNRDIINDHCNSRGYLRIQEVERLCEQKDSQCGKLFNHIIDSLIHKRSSSGVKPSEHHVYGEVLIADSPLTMPLTAHTGHKGHEYQEHRKKPYEHKEHGKDFHYCLHFQKHEKTHTAEKSSVCKHCGKAFCCFRSLQTHERNHTGDKQHVRKHCGKGFSSARHMETHEQIHTGEKPFKCKQCGKDFTLLSSLQRHERSHMREKPYVCKECGKTFSSSYYIKIHEQIHSGEKPYVCKQCGKAFPFVSSLQMHEKIHSQKKPCVCKQCGKGFSSSSYLKIHEQIHSGVRPYVCTQCQKAFSSYGYLRKHERIHSEAKPYTCTHCGKPFRHSDAIRKHEKTHTCEKPYVCKQCGKAFRSSYYIKIHEQIHSGEKPYTCKQCGKAFHFFRYLQRHEIMHTGEKPYVCKQCGKGFSSSSHLKTHEQIHSGEKPYTCKQCGKAFSSSYYIKIHERIHSGEKPYTCKQCGKAFHFFTCLQRHEIMHTGEKPYVCKHCGKGFSSARHMETHEQIHTGEKPFKCKQCGKDFTLLSSLQRHERSHMREKPYVCKQCGKGFSSSTHLKTHEQIHSGEKPYTCKQCGKAFSSSYYIKIHERIHSGEKPYVCKQCGKAFPFVSSLQMHEKIHSQKKPCVCKQCGKGFSSSSYLKIHEQIHSGVKPYVCTQCQKAFSSYGYLRKHERIHSEVKPYTCKQCGKPFKHSDAIRKHEKTHTGEKPYICKQCGKTFRCSYYFKIHEQIHSGEKPYTCKQCGKAFHFFGYLQRHEIMHTGEKPYVCKQCGKGFSSSTHLKTHEQIHSGEKPYTCKQCGKAFSSSYYIKIHERIHSGEKPYTCKQCGKAFCFPSCLRMHEQIHRGKKPYVCKQCGKGFSSSSDLKTHERNHSGEKPYVCKQCGKTFSSSRYLKKHERIHSEEKNLYKKTLQK
- the LOC124969512 gene encoding zinc finger protein 14-like isoform X2, which encodes MQETIWNLTTIGKQWKNRDIINDHCNSRGYLRIQEVERLCEQKDSQCGKLFNHIIDSLIHKRSSSGVKPSEHHVYGEVLIADSPLTMPLTAHTGHKGHEYQEHRKKPYEHKEHGKDFHYCLHFQKHEKTHTAEKSSVCKHCGKAFCCFRSLQTHERNHTGDKQHVRKHCGKGFSSARHMETHEQIHTGEKPFKCKQCGKDFTLLSSLQRHERSHMREKPYVCKECGKTFSSSYYIKIHEQIHSGEKPYVCKQCGKAFPFVSSLQMHEKIHSQKKPCVCKQCGKGFSSSSYLKIHEQIHSGVRPYVCTQCQKAFSSYGYLRKHERIHSEAKPYTCTHCGKPFRHSDAIRKHEKTHTCEKPYVCKQCGKAFRSSYYIKIHEQIHSGEKPYTCKQCGKAFHFFRYLQRHEIMHTGEKPYVCKQCGKGFSSSSHLKTHEQIHSGEKPYTCKQCGKAFSSSYYIKIHERIHSGEKPYTCKQCGKAFHFFTCLQRHEIMHTGEKPYVCKHCGKGFSSARHMETHEQIHTGEKPFKCKQCGKDFTLLSSLQRHERSHMREKPYVCKQCGKGFSSSTHLKTHEQIHSGEKPYTCKQCGKAFSSSYYIKIHERIHSGEKPYVCKQCGKAFPFVSSLQMHEKIHSQKKPCVCKQCGKGFSSSSYLKIHEQIHSGVKPYVCTQCQKAFSSYGYLRKHERIHSEVKPYTCKQCGKPFKHSDAIRKHEKTHTGEKPYICKQCGKTFRCSYYFKIHEQIHSGEKPYTCKQCGKAFHFFGYLQRHEIMHTGEKPYVCKQCGKGFSSSTHLKTHEQIHSGEKPYTCKQCGKAFSSSYYIKIHERIHSGEKPYTCKQCGKAFCFPSCLRMHEQIHRGKKPYVCKQCGKGFSSSSDLKTHERNHSGEKPYVCKQCGKTFSSSRYLKKHERIHSEEKNLYKKTLQK